Within the Pseudocalidococcus azoricus BACA0444 genome, the region GGGGCTAGCAAAAATGCACACAGAGCCGGGGAGAGGGTCATGGCCACAAACGTAGAAGCCAGAATTGAAATTAAATAAGCGACTCCCATCGGAGCAAAAATCCGCCCTTCCACACCCGTTAGCGTAAAAATTGGGGCAAAGACGACCACGATAATCACAGTGGAAAAAATCACGCTGGTGCGGACTTGAACCGAGGTATCATAAACCACTTGTAGCGGCTGTTTAGGATTGCCCAGGGCCTGGTTCTGCCGCAGTCCCCGATAGCAGTTTTCCATATCCACAATCGAGTCATCCACCACGGAACCAATGGCCACCGCTAGCCCCCCCAATGTCATGGTGTTAATCCCTTGCCCAAAGGCGTGCAAAATCAACAAACCAATTAAAACCGAGAGGGGAATCGCACTTAGGGTAATAACAGCGGTGCGCCAATTCATCAGAAACAGGAGCATTACAATCGAAACGATGATAATTCCATCCCGGAGAGAATCTCGGACATTATCAACCGCTGAAGAAATGAAATCCTCTTGACGAAAAGTTTCAATCACGTCCACATCTGGCGGTAATCCGGACTTAATTGAGGTCATCACCCGCTCAACATCCCGTGTCACGGTTGGCGTATCGGCCTGGGGTTGTTTATCAATCACCAAAATCACAGCCCGTTGACCATTGACACTGCCATCCCCCCGCGCCAAGGCTGCTCCAATCTGCACCTGGGCCACATCCCCTAAGCGAATCGGGACACCATTGCGAGAGGTAATCACCGAATTGGCTAAATCTTCTAAACCTTCAATCCGCCCGATACCCCGAATAATTTCTTCTTGGTCTGGGCCAATCAGGAAGCCCCCAGCACCGTTGAGATTGGCTTGCTCGGCCGCATGGGTAACATCCGCTAACGAGACATCAAAAGCCTGGAGTTTGGCCGGATCCACCAAAACTTGATACTGACGAATATCTCCGCCATAGGTGACGACATTGGAGACCCCCGAAACTGCTAAGAGTTGATTGGTAATGGTTCGATCCACCAGGCGGCGGACTTCCATTAAATCCGTGGTTGGTGTCGCTCCATTCTCAGTTTTCAGGGTGAGGGCATACATCAAAATTGTGCCGATGGGCGAGGCAATGGGCGAGATGACTGGGGTTTCAACACCTGCGGGTAATTTGGATCGGGCTTGTTGGAGGCGTTCTGTGACGAGTTGCCGGGCCTGGTAAACGTCGGTATCCCAACTAAAAATAGCCCGGACGACTGAAATCCCCACGGCTGAGGAGGAGCGCACGGTTTCAATTCCGGGAGTACCGTTAATTGCACTTTCTAGCGGTAAGGTAACGAGGGTTTCTACTTCTTCCGGGGCCAGGCCTGGGGCTTCGGTTTGAATTTCCACTTGCGGCGGGGCAAATTCGGGAAAGACATCCAAGGGCATCCGGGTCAGGTTATAGCTCCCCAGAATTGTGATGATGATGGCACCAATGACCACCAGCCAGCGTTGGGCGATTGACCACTTAAGAATTCCATTGAGCATAGTCCGCGCTCACTTACCTAGAAACTACATGGGTTCAAAAATTGGGTAACTCTCTGACCCTTATTCCCGGTGCGAGCCTTCCAAGATGCGAGGTTCTTTCGGTAAATACTCCGGTACCAGGCCAGGGGGGGTAAGAGCTTGCCTTTTCCGTTCTTGACGAGTGGCCCAGGCCAGGCCGGCCCAAAACATTCCCCCCGCAACCCCAATCACCCCTAACCCAGCTAAGACAAAAATCCACCAAGGCAAAGCCGCATCGTCATGAGTCTCAGCCGCAGCTTCTGGTTCTTTGTTACCCCGTAATGATTGGGTGTAAAGCTGATTCGCCCGCTCTGTGACAACCAAATCCCCCGCAAACAACCCAGAGGTAATTTCCACCCAGTTGCCCGCCCGCCGCCCGGTTTCCACTTCCACGGGTTCATAGACCGCGCCATTTTCGACAAAGACAATTTGGCGTTTATCGTTGGTTTCGACTACGGCTGACGTTGGTACCACCAGCACAGGTTTAGGGGTCGTTCCCGTCAGAATTTCTAAATTGACAAACATGCCCGGCCGGAGTTGACCCGAGGTGTTATTCAGTTCGATCACCACAGGCACAGCCCGGCTCTCCCCCGCCACAACCGGATCAATCACCGTGACGCGCCCTTGGAATTGCTGATTCGGCAAACTGCTGGCCTGGCCCTCAACTTGTTGTCCAATCTCAACTTGGCCTAAGTCTTTTTCGTAAAGATTCCCTCGGACTTGAACCCGTGAAGTATTAACGACCTGCAAAATTGGTTCCCCGGCATCTTGCCGCGATTCCCCCAGACGAACCACACGCCGATCCGCAGCATCCGGTAATGTCACTACACCTACAATCGGGGCCGTAATCCTAATCGTGCCATCAGCATTGGCCTGGGTTCCCAACTGGCGGAGGCGGGTTTGATAGGTGCGCTCACTCAGGACTATTTGTTGTTGGGCTTGTTTCACCTGGGCCTGGGCTTGTTTGAGTTGGGTGGCCGCAGATCGGACATTTAAGCGACTTTCGGCCCGACTGAGTGCGGCCTGGGCTTTGGCGAGTTCACTGGCTGAGGCGAGGGATTGGCGGCGGGGTAAGGCTCCAGCAACGACTAATTCTTGATCGCGGGTGTTACTTTCTTGGGCAAGTTCATAGACACTGCGGGCTTCGGCGATTTCCTGTTGGGCAATGATCTGCTGCTGACGATAGTTTTCCTGGGCAAGTGCAAGTTCGGCCTGGGCCTGGTTGAGGGCAGCAATGGCATCATTTTTTCGATCCAGGGCCTGGGTGCTAGTTTCTGCGAGTTCCGGGCTGCTCATGATGGCGAGGGGTTGTCCGGCGTTCACGGCCTGGCCTGGGTTTACGAGCAGCTTAACCAGAGTTCCCCCGACAGGCATTGTCACTGTCACACTCTGATTGGGAAGCGTTTCAACTGTACCTGTGGTCTTAATTCCCAGGGGTAAGGGGCGTTGTTGCACTGGTTGGACGGCAATTCCCAGGCGACGCTTGATGTCTGGCTCTAGTTTCACCGAGTTAGCAGATTGGGCTGATTCGGTTTGGGAAAACTCATCTCCATGGCCGGCATGGCCCAGAGCATGGCTGGGATAAAGGAGAAGCAGGGTCATCAGAGCAAGACTTAAAGGCTGATGGGGTAATCGGGCTTTGACCCAATGAGGCATTGATGTTCTCCCGTGAATGCACAGCGGACAAGCAATACCAGAATTTTGATGGATGATTATGAAATTGAGATGAAATCAACAACTCTGATCACGACTACTTCCAGGCCAGATGGGGTGAGCGCGAGCTAAGGGCAACTCCAAAATAAACGTACTCCCCAGGCCTATCTGGCTGACTACGGTTAAATGTCCGTGATGGTATTGAGCAATGGATTGAGCAATTGCCAACCCCAGGCCAGTCCCCCCCGTTGCCCGTGAGCGATCTTGATTCACCCGATAAAACCGTTCAAAAATCCGAGCTTGAGCATCATCTGGAATTCCAGGCCCGGTGTCCGTCACTTTAATTTGGGCCATGTGTTTATGCTCTTGTAGGGAAATGTCAACTTCACCCTGATCCGGGCTGTAGTGAATGGCATTGATGATCAGATTACCGATTAACTGATATAGGTGTTCCTCATTGCCAATGACAGCTAGTTGATCCTCCGCAATCAATGCTGGCACGATGGATTTTTCGAGCGCGATGGCTGAAAATTCTTCAATCAGATCTGAGACAATCACGTTCAAGTTACAGGGTTGAAAGTGAGGGGGAGTCGTATTCAAATCTAAGCGAGTCAGCAACATCAGGTCTTGAATTAACCCATTCAGTCGAAGATTCTGACGATGCAGTGTTTGAAACATACCTTGCTTCTCGGGGTTAGTATTGCCCTCACTGGTTAAAGCAGTTTCTAGGGTTGCTTGCATCGCAGCAATGGGCGTTCTTAATTCATGGGCGGCATCGGCGGTAAATTGCTGGATTTTTTCATAGGAATCAGCGACGGGTTGCATGGCAATTCCTGCTAACCACCAACTGGCCAGGCCAATGCCCAAGACTGCAATGGGATAACCAATACTCAAGTAGAGCAATAGCGTTTGCAAGTAGGCCTGGGAATGTTCAAGGCTGCGACCGACTTCTAAATAGCCCCAGGCCTGGCCATTCACAGTTTTCAGCTTTAACGTTACAGCATAAACATCGGCATGATGATTAGCCAAAAACGGGGCGGCAGAATTAGGCTCAATGTTAGAGTTAAGACGCGGCTGAGTCGTGGCAATTAATGTTTTGGATAAATCCCAGAAATTGACATAATAACCGCTTTGGGCAAACACACTTAAGGTATGAATGCGGGGAACTGAACCTAAGGAATGACATTGGGTGACAACAATACAGAGATTTGGAATCAGCCGCTCAACCTCTGGCTCAATTTGGCCTGGTCGAGTTAAAACTGGCTCTAAACCGTCGTGCAATGTCCCGGCAATAGATACAAGTTCACGATGCAGGGATTGCTTCTGGTTGTAGGCTTCAATCTGGTAAATCGCAACGCTGCAAATCCCTAAAATCAGACTCATCACCGTTGTGTAATATCCTGCAAGCTTAAGCTTTGTTTGACGAAATAACTGTTCCTCACTCATAAGTCTTCAGCTTACTAATCGACTCTTGCAAACCATTCTATTGAAACTCCCCTCATTAATTGATTCCAAGTATAAACCAGTGAAGCCGCCCTCTAGATTCAGATGGTCGATATTTCATATATAGATAAATTTAAAATCACCGCTTCAATTTAATTTTTTTGGTGCATATAGAAAACAGTAATAATTCATGAGTTTAGTCTAAGATTATTTGTGTCTGATCAATTTTGACTTGACCCTAGACTTAAAGAAGGGCAACTCTTTACCAATGGCAGTAATGATCACATAGTCTCACAAATGAAAACGGATTGCTATATTCTTAATTTTGAGCTTACTCTTAACTCGCTCTAGATTTATGCAAGAGGTCTAATATCCCATAGCTAACAAAGGGCGGAACCTTGTCGCTGCGATCCTCGCGAGACTCACTCCCTACGGTCGCTCACTGATTCAGTCCACAGCCAACAGATCAACAAAGGAAAGTAGCAAAACGAAACGGTAATATCCGTAAGAGTAGGTAGAAATCCGTTTTTTCCCTTCCCCCGTACCCCCTTTCCTGCAAAAGCCGCTCCCATAAAAGGCGATCTCCCCCCTAAATCAGCGCAACGTTGACCAGCGAAAGTAGTATCTAGCTAAGGACGAAGGTTGTCCTAACTCAGCGGCGACAAGCGGAAGTTACGATACAGTCCTCACGGTGTCAGAAAGCTCGGCAATTTCTCCTGAACAAAGTGGCATAGCCTAGCCCAACCAAAAACCAAGATGCAAGGGTCGTTCCGAGCTTTTGCGGCATAGCCTCCCTAACTACCCCTAAACGAGTTAGTCCTAGCATTCCCTTCCCTCCCCCTGGTTGGGACTCGCTAACGGGCAGTAACGGTGCGGTATTCCACGGTCTCGAAGCCTCGCTTGCATTGAAATGTTGGGCTTACGGCGCACTTAGTTGTTCAGGGTAAAAATATGCCTCGCAAAATCATTTCTGCCACTCAGTTTGAAGTTCTGTTCAGTCGCAACCACAAAGCCGCAGTCCAAGCCGCTCAAGAGTTCAATGGCCAACTGATCATCGTCCGGCAGGAAAACAGCACTTTCTTTCGGGTACGCTTTCAGTAAAATCAGGGGGGGAGAAATCCTCCTTTTTCTTTGGTCGCTCCAGAATACAATGCCGCCCAGGCCCAGGCACCCCTAACCCAAAATAAAAAGTCCTTCGGGAAATTAAATTTTATAGACTTCAATTTAAACATTGGAAGCCGAATCCACAGGCAGAGGGACAATTTTCCGAATTTCTGTAATTAACCCCTCAATTCCATCAGAACTCTTGTGCAGAATTTGGGTCACGTTTCCTTGCAGTTGTTGATAGTCTTGCTCTGTCAGATCTTTAGCCGTACAAATCACAACTGGAGTGTCCTTCCATTCAAGAGATTTCCGCATTTCCCGAACAAAAGAGAAACCGTCCATGATCGGCATCATTAAATCTAATAAGACTAAATCTGGCTGGATAGTCTGCAATCGCTCCAATCCTTGCATCCCGTTTTCTGCTTCAGTCACCTGCCATCCCTCCACTTCTAACGTTCGCCTGAGCAGTTGCCGAATATGTTCCTCATCCTCAACGATTAACACTTGCGGGACGGTTTTTTGAGGGTAATATTTTTGCAAAACTTTGAGTAATTGGTGGCGATCGATCGGTTTAGTGAGGTAATCAGAAGCTCCCAGGGCAAAGCCAATTTTGTTTTCACTCTCGGTTGTAATCATAATCAAAGGAATGACCGCCAGATTGGGAGTTGATTTCAAGGTCATTAACACTTGCCAGGCCCCCTGAAAATTCATCATCACATCTAGCAAAATTAAGCAGGGGCTATGTTCACAGGCTAGATTGATCCCATCATCACCATTCGCAGCACCAAGCACATCATATCCTTCCCGCTTAAGCCTTCGAGCTAACAATTCTCGACTGGCCTGATCATCATCAATCACCAGAATTGTCCGATTTTGGCAATGATCCCGATTAAGCGACAGCCGACTGATTTCAGCAGTTGGAGTGCCAACAAACTGGGGTAATTCGATCGTAAACACACTCCCAACCCCTAGTTCACTAGCCACCGTAATATCCCCGCCCATCATGCGGCAAAATCGCCGACTAATGGCCAGCCCCAGGCCTGTCCCGCCATAATTGCGAGTAATCGAGTTATCGGCCTGGGTGAATTCCTGAAAGAGATTAGCCAGTTGTTCTGGGGTCATGCCAATCCCGGTATCAGAGATTTGAAAGAAGATCCGCTGACGTTCATCAAGCCAAACCTTGAGAGTTACCGTACCCGCTTTAGTAAACTTGCTGGCATTGGATAAGAGGTTTAATAAAGATTGACGTACTTTAGTGACATCTGCTGTCATTATTCCGAGATCGTTGGCAATTTCTAGGTCGAAATGGTTATGATTCTTGTCCATCAGTGGTTTAATTAGGGCAGCCACTCCCTGCACCAGTTCATTGAGATTAAACTCCTCCAGATAAAGCTGTATTTTCCCCGCTTCAATTTTGGAGAGGTCTAGGACTGCATTAATCAGTTCCAATAAGTGTTTACCTGCCGAATTTATCCTCTGCAAGTCAGTTAGATGATCACTCTCTTCTAAATCTTCGATCAACATATCGCTATAGCCAATAATGGCATTTAAGGGAGTTCGCAATTCATGGCTCATATTGGCCAGGAAAGAACTCTTCGCTTGATTAGCCGTTTCCGCAGCAGATCGGGCAAGATCCAAGGCCTGGTTACTGGCTTCTAGCTCTTGGGTTCGCTCTTTAACCCGTTGTTCTAAGTGAGTATAACTGTCACTAAGATTGGCACTCATCTGGTTAAATCCCCAAGCCAGTTCACCAATTTCATCGGGTTCAGTATCCTGGATACGCAGGCCTAAATCTCCTTTAGCCATTGCCTCTGTTGCCTTAACCAGGGGATCAAGGCGTTGACCTAATCTGCGAACAAACTCTCCAATGTAGAGTCCTCCCAGAATGGCAACCACAAGCCCTAATCCAACAGAGACGATAAGGTTGATAGTTCGGTTGGCTTCTAGGCGATTGAAAAAGATTTTGAAGTCTGCTTCATCACTGGAAATTGCAATCACCCAATCCCAGGGGGCGTAATAACTTAAGGTATCCACCCGCCATTCAGCATTTTTAGATACAGAGTCAATCCAACGATAACGAATTGAACTGAACTCTCCTGGCGGGGCCAACAATGCTGTTTCAATGGCCGCTTGTGCGACAAAATTTCCGTCACCATCTTTCACTGTCCAACCCGGTTGCCCTGCTTGCTCACCAGGCCGTGGAATGATAATTTCACCCCGCTGCTGCCCCGTACCCCGCACCACATAGACATACCCTGTTCTGCCAAATCGGGTCTCCTGGATCTTCCGACTTAGAGATGGGAGATTACTCTGGGGTACACCCACATAGAGCATTCCAATAACTTCGTCCCGATCATTGAGGATCGGTTCGTAGGCGGTCACATACCAGGCATTAACGACAAATGCAGGGCCGGTATAAGTTCGTTTTTGCAGAACCGTAGAGACAACAGGATTAGGTTGCCCATCTGGATTCCGGGCCGGAATATAGGTTGCAATGGCCCGTTGTCCGCTACGAATTGGAACATTGGTGGCCACTCGGAGCATGTCCCCCTCTTTGTTCATCCTTTGGAAAATCGTGATTGTCCCCCCCCCCATT harbors:
- a CDS encoding efflux RND transporter periplasmic adaptor subunit — translated: MPHWVKARLPHQPLSLALMTLLLLYPSHALGHAGHGDEFSQTESAQSANSVKLEPDIKRRLGIAVQPVQQRPLPLGIKTTGTVETLPNQSVTVTMPVGGTLVKLLVNPGQAVNAGQPLAIMSSPELAETSTQALDRKNDAIAALNQAQAELALAQENYRQQQIIAQQEIAEARSVYELAQESNTRDQELVVAGALPRRQSLASASELAKAQAALSRAESRLNVRSAATQLKQAQAQVKQAQQQIVLSERTYQTRLRQLGTQANADGTIRITAPIVGVVTLPDAADRRVVRLGESRQDAGEPILQVVNTSRVQVRGNLYEKDLGQVEIGQQVEGQASSLPNQQFQGRVTVIDPVVAGESRAVPVVIELNNTSGQLRPGMFVNLEILTGTTPKPVLVVPTSAVVETNDKRQIVFVENGAVYEPVEVETGRRAGNWVEITSGLFAGDLVVTERANQLYTQSLRGNKEPEAAAETHDDAALPWWIFVLAGLGVIGVAGGMFWAGLAWATRQERKRQALTPPGLVPEYLPKEPRILEGSHRE
- the rppB gene encoding two-component system sensor histidine kinase RppB; protein product: MSEEQLFRQTKLKLAGYYTTVMSLILGICSVAIYQIEAYNQKQSLHRELVSIAGTLHDGLEPVLTRPGQIEPEVERLIPNLCIVVTQCHSLGSVPRIHTLSVFAQSGYYVNFWDLSKTLIATTQPRLNSNIEPNSAAPFLANHHADVYAVTLKLKTVNGQAWGYLEVGRSLEHSQAYLQTLLLYLSIGYPIAVLGIGLASWWLAGIAMQPVADSYEKIQQFTADAAHELRTPIAAMQATLETALTSEGNTNPEKQGMFQTLHRQNLRLNGLIQDLMLLTRLDLNTTPPHFQPCNLNVIVSDLIEEFSAIALEKSIVPALIAEDQLAVIGNEEHLYQLIGNLIINAIHYSPDQGEVDISLQEHKHMAQIKVTDTGPGIPDDAQARIFERFYRVNQDRSRATGGTGLGLAIAQSIAQYHHGHLTVVSQIGLGSTFILELPLARAHPIWPGSSRDQSC
- a CDS encoding Cache 3/Cache 2 fusion domain-containing protein, which translates into the protein MSQSPVKIPEKPSPSAWYQYLSQSLRVQGPRKISTKVFIRSLGTLLASTLILIAVGNWQNEVTNKQAKQDLEVLIRADRDSIIRGVIDLIEAQGEALQQKVNDQLKLARYLLNASGGVYLSKETVLWKATNQFSLKTQSIRLPKMFVGSTWLGQNFSFNQPTPIVDQTQEMGGGTITIFQRMNKEGDMLRVATNVPIRSGQRAIATYIPARNPDGQPNPVVSTVLQKRTYTGPAFVVNAWYVTAYEPILNDRDEVIGMLYVGVPQSNLPSLSRKIQETRFGRTGYVYVVRGTGQQRGEIIIPRPGEQAGQPGWTVKDGDGNFVAQAAIETALLAPPGEFSSIRYRWIDSVSKNAEWRVDTLSYYAPWDWVIAISSDEADFKIFFNRLEANRTINLIVSVGLGLVVAILGGLYIGEFVRRLGQRLDPLVKATEAMAKGDLGLRIQDTEPDEIGELAWGFNQMSANLSDSYTHLEQRVKERTQELEASNQALDLARSAAETANQAKSSFLANMSHELRTPLNAIIGYSDMLIEDLEESDHLTDLQRINSAGKHLLELINAVLDLSKIEAGKIQLYLEEFNLNELVQGVAALIKPLMDKNHNHFDLEIANDLGIMTADVTKVRQSLLNLLSNASKFTKAGTVTLKVWLDERQRIFFQISDTGIGMTPEQLANLFQEFTQADNSITRNYGGTGLGLAISRRFCRMMGGDITVASELGVGSVFTIELPQFVGTPTAEISRLSLNRDHCQNRTILVIDDDQASRELLARRLKREGYDVLGAANGDDGINLACEHSPCLILLDVMMNFQGAWQVLMTLKSTPNLAVIPLIMITTESENKIGFALGASDYLTKPIDRHQLLKVLQKYYPQKTVPQVLIVEDEEHIRQLLRRTLEVEGWQVTEAENGMQGLERLQTIQPDLVLLDLMMPIMDGFSFVREMRKSLEWKDTPVVICTAKDLTEQDYQQLQGNVTQILHKSSDGIEGLITEIRKIVPLPVDSASNV